From one Novosphingobium sp. genomic stretch:
- a CDS encoding mandelate racemase/muconate lactonizing enzyme family protein, with protein sequence MPNDRISAITLSLAWVPLATPISDAKVLTGRQKPLTRVAMLFAEIETEEGHSGLGFSYSKRAGGPGMYAHAREVADSIIGENPADIGRIWNKLVWAGASVGRSGLSTQAIAAIDIALWDLKAKRAGLPLGRLLGAWRDGVPSYNTSGGFLSSPLEEVLENVEKSIESGIGGIKIKVGHPDPKVDLTRLDAVAKQINGRVALMVDANQQWDRPTALRMSRAMEQYGLVWIEEPLDAYDIEGHAALAAAIDTPIASGEMLVSAPEHFAMIDARAVDFIQPDAARVGGITQFQRVTARAEQAGLMMAPHFAMEIHVHVSAAYPHNAWVEHFDWLDPLFNERQILDKGLMMLSERPGLGVTLSDQARAWTEASCRVDARGCVDHTH encoded by the coding sequence ATGCCCAACGATCGTATCTCCGCCATCACGCTCAGCCTGGCGTGGGTGCCGCTGGCCACGCCGATTTCCGATGCCAAGGTGCTCACCGGGCGCCAGAAGCCTTTGACCCGCGTGGCGATGCTGTTCGCTGAGATCGAAACGGAAGAGGGTCATTCTGGCCTCGGCTTCTCCTATTCCAAGCGCGCGGGCGGCCCCGGCATGTATGCCCATGCCCGCGAGGTGGCCGACAGCATCATTGGCGAGAACCCCGCCGACATCGGCCGCATCTGGAACAAGCTGGTCTGGGCTGGCGCTTCCGTTGGCCGTTCGGGGTTGTCGACGCAGGCCATTGCCGCCATTGATATCGCGCTGTGGGATCTGAAGGCCAAGCGCGCCGGCCTGCCTCTGGGCCGCCTGCTGGGGGCCTGGCGCGATGGCGTGCCCAGCTACAACACCTCGGGCGGCTTTCTGTCCTCGCCGCTCGAAGAGGTGCTGGAGAATGTCGAAAAGAGCATCGAGAGCGGCATTGGCGGCATCAAGATCAAGGTCGGCCACCCCGATCCCAAGGTCGATCTGACGCGTCTGGATGCGGTGGCCAAGCAGATCAATGGCCGCGTGGCGCTAATGGTCGACGCCAATCAGCAGTGGGACCGTCCCACCGCCCTGCGCATGAGCCGCGCCATGGAGCAATATGGTCTGGTCTGGATCGAGGAGCCTCTCGACGCCTATGATATCGAGGGCCATGCCGCGCTGGCTGCCGCCATCGACACGCCGATCGCCTCGGGCGAGATGCTGGTCTCCGCGCCTGAACATTTCGCGATGATCGACGCGCGCGCCGTGGACTTTATCCAGCCTGACGCCGCGCGCGTGGGCGGCATCACCCAGTTCCAGCGCGTGACGGCGCGGGCCGAGCAGGCCGGGCTGATGATGGCGCCGCATTTCGCCATGGAAATCCATGTCCATGTCTCGGCGGCCTATCCGCACAACGCCTGGGTCGAGCATTTCGACTGGCTCGACCCGCTGTTCAACGAGCGGCAGATTCTCGACAAGGGCCTGATGATGCTCTCGGAGCGCCCCGGTCTGGGCGTTACCCTGTCCGATCAGGCCCGCGCCTGGACCGAGGCCTCGTGCCGCGTCGATGCCAGGGGCTGCGTCGACCACACTCATTGA